From Pectinophora gossypiella chromosome 18, ilPecGoss1.1, whole genome shotgun sequence, one genomic window encodes:
- the LOC126375260 gene encoding L-asparaginase 1-like translates to MIDNETVENGANSHSDSDEEKEDIKEISNGGSKSADRKHNGNLENGFSGQRPVLRKSPSFMEASQNFVVHSRGGNDRKVLVIYTGGTIGMVKNKNGVLAPQRSIFETLIRTYPQLHSNSLWRMKVSEPGFEPSFFVLPETKDCEACTILYKIIEYDKLIDSSNVTEKEWEKIAIDIKKHYDLFDGFVVLHGTDTLAYTASALSFIFENLGKPVVLTGSQIPIFEPRSDGADNFVSSLIIAGTLHIPEVTIFFGSKLFRGNRTSKISSNAFYAFESPNCDPIVDVGIDFEVNTRIIFKPTVIDRFNVSPKLSKNVGLLRIFPSISGAVIRAFCQPPIEGVVLESYGAGNIPSNRPDVYQEISAAVKRGVIFVNITQCNTGSVSPIYEAGQGLEKLGVVSGYDMTPEAALTKLSYVLAKSEISHEEKKNMMAMNIRGELTRTDVLALPQTHNPKDLQPLDTLAKCFNVELTPSLKDKVFCALLQYATEQNDENTLELLLEMGANVNCQNWEGKTVLHEAVLRGNIRMVECLLKKGANVHLKTKIGETPLLTAIQRNDIEMIQLLVKCGAHLASINTSALAELLLLAARSGSVRKLEALKIAGADLNICDELNHTPLHKAVICKSPKAVEYLVANGASKDAVDFLGNKPIDYAIKTNDPEIINQLR, encoded by the exons atgatcgACAATGAAACCGTTGAAAATGGCGCCAACTCACATTCGGATTCAGACGAAGAGAAAGAAGACATAAAAGAAATTAGTAATGGCGGCAGTAAATCAGCTGATAGGAAACACAATGGTAATTTGGAAAATGGTTTCAGTGGACAAAGACCAGTATTAAGGAAGTCACCGAGCTTCATGGAAGCGAGTCAAAATTTCGTGGTGCACAGCAGAGGTGGAAATGATAGGAAGGTTCTGGTTATCTACACTGGCGGGACGATTGGCAtggtgaaaaataaaaatggcg ttttaGCACCGCAAAGGAGCATATTTGAGACTCTAATAAGGACATACCCACAACTCCACAGTAATTCGCTGTGGAGGATGAAAGTTTCAGAACCAGGGTTCGAACCTTCATTTTTCGTCCTACCAG AGACAAAAGACTGCGAAGCATGTACCATATTGTACAAAATAATAGAGTATGATAAATTAATAGACTCGTCAAACGTAACTGAAAAGGAATGGGAGAAGATAGCGATTGATATAAAG AAACATTACGATTTATTCGACGGTTTCGTGGTTCTACACGGCACGGACACGTTGGCATATACAGCGTCAGCTTTATCGTTCATTTTCGAAAACCTTGGCAAACCCGTTGTGCTTACTGGGTCTCAG atcCCAATTTTTGAGCCAAGAAGTGACGGTGCAGACAACTTTGTTTCATCGCTGATCATCGCCGGAACTCTCCACATTCCTGAAGTTACCATCTTCTTTGGCAGCAAGCTCTTTAGAGGAAACAG AACCAGCAAGATATCCTCAAATGCCTTCTACGCTTTTGAATCTCCAAACTGCGATCCCATTGTTGACGTCGGTATAGACTTCGAAGTGAACACGAGGATTATATTCAAGCCCACTGTGATAGACAGATTTAATGTCAGCCCCAAGCTGTCCAAGAATGTTGGACTCCTCAGAATATTCCCCAGCATCAGTGGTGCGGTCATCAGGGCCTTCTGTCAGCCGCCTATTGAAG GAGTAGTATTGGAGAGCTATGGAGCTGGTAACATTCCATCGAACCGACCTGACGTGTACCAGGAGATCTCTGCGGCTGTGAAGCGAGGAGTGATCTTCGTCAACATTACCCAATGCAATACGGGATCCGTGTCACCAATATATGAAGCGGGCCAG GGTCTGGAGAAACTGGGTGTGGTGTCTGGCTACGACATGACCCCTGAAGCAGCGTTGACCAAGTTGTCGTATGTCCTTGCCAAGTCAGAGATAAGTCACGAAGAGAAGAAAAAT ATGAtggcaatgaacataagagggGAACTAACGAGAACAGACGTACTTGCTTTACCACAGACGCACAACccaaaa GACTTACAACCATTAGACACCCTGGCTAAATGCTTCAACGTGGAGTTGACACCCAGTTTGAAGGACAAGGTATTCTGCGCGCTCCTACAGTACGCCACTGAACAAAACGATGAAAACACACTTGAACTGTTACTGG AGATGGGTGCGAATGTGAATTGTCAGAACTGGGAAGGGAAGACAGTATTACACGAGGCTGTGCTGCGAGGCAACATCCGCATGGTGGAGTGTTTACTTAAGAAGGGTGCCAACGTCCATCTGAAGACAAA GATCGGAGAAACGCCTCTTCTAACAGCAATCCAGCGGAACGACATCGAGATGATCCAATTGCTGGTGAAGTGTGGAGCCCACCTGGCTTCCATCAACACCAGTGCGTTGGCTGAACTGCTGTTACTGGCAGCTCGTAGTGGCAGCGTCAGGAAGCTAGAAGCTCTGAAGATTGCTGGCGCTGATCTCAATATCTgtgatgagctgaatcatactCCTTTGCATAAG GCTGTTATCTGCAAGAGTCCAAAAGCTGTGGAATATCTGGTAGCGAACGGTGCTAGTAAGGACGCGGTCGACTTCTTAGGGAACAAGCCTATTGACTATGCAATTAAAACGAACGATCCGGAAATCATAAACCAGTTGAGATaa
- the LOC126375312 gene encoding N-acetylneuraminate lyase-like isoform X1 gives MMVSFDIEGVIAPVFTPIDSEGKLNTSVVPDYVSYLVNHGIRAVLVGGTTGEAVTLSLEERKTILAAWLDAGKPQELKVIAQVGGVPMPEVLEMAKFAEQHQADAIMTLPEIYYKPSSTELLVSYLEEVSSAAPSLPLLYYHFPMMSGVDVKIPEFFALATARIPNFKGMKADLGVAVQVTDMLGEDQRIFNGNHMIAPAVLLGHESSIATVTNMFPRLMLDIVAATRAGEVARVRELQARMNRLVSAITSQGDFLPSMKAAMRLVTGIEVGPPRHPMRPLDEAHTRRVRDKLKALDVVD, from the exons ATGATG GTTTCATTCGATATCGAAGGTGTAATCGCCCCCGTATTCACCCCCATTGACAGTGAGGGGAAACTGAATACCTCTGTCGTACCAGATTATGTCAGCTATCTAGTCAACCATGGCATCAGGGCCGTGTTAG TTGGCGGCACCACGGGAGAAGCAGTGACCTTGAGCCTTGAGGAACGCAAAACCATCCTGGCTGCATGGTTGGACGCTGGCAAGCCCCAAGAGTTGAAGGTTATCGCCCAGGTCGGCGGAGTGCCCATGCCAGAAGTCCTCGAGATG GCCAAATTCGCTGAACAACACCAAGCCGACGCCATTATGACACTGCCTGAGATCTACTACAAGCCATCTTCTACCGAACTGCTGGTGTCGTATCTCGAGGAGGTGTCGTCTGCCGCGCCCTCGCTGCCTCTTCTGTACTATCATTTCCCCATGATGAGCGGGGTAGACG TAAAAATTCCGGAATTCTTTGCGTTGGCCACGGCGAGAATTCCTAATTTCAAGGGCATGAAGGCAGATCTCGGCGTCGCTGTTCAGGTCACTGACATGCTGGGAGAAGACCAAAGAATATTCAACGGAAACCAT atgataGCACCAGCAGTGCTCCTGGGCCACGAGTCGAGCATCGCTACGGTGACCAACATGTTCCCCAGGTTGATGCTGGATATAGTGGCTGCGACTAGAGCTGGTGAAGTGGCCAGGGTCAGGGAGCTGCAGGCCAGGATGAACAGGCTCGTCAGCGCTATCACTTCTCAGG GTGACTTCCTGCCGTCTATGAAAGCAGCTATGCGGTTAGTGACAGGCATCGAGGTGGGGCCCCCGCGTCACCCTATGAGGCCCCTGGACGAGGCCCACACACGTCGCGTGCGAGACAAGTTGAAGGCTTTAGATGTTGTCGATTaa
- the LOC126375312 gene encoding N-acetylneuraminate lyase-like isoform X2 — protein sequence MVSFDIEGVIAPVFTPIDSEGKLNTSVVPDYVSYLVNHGIRAVLVGGTTGEAVTLSLEERKTILAAWLDAGKPQELKVIAQVGGVPMPEVLEMAKFAEQHQADAIMTLPEIYYKPSSTELLVSYLEEVSSAAPSLPLLYYHFPMMSGVDVKIPEFFALATARIPNFKGMKADLGVAVQVTDMLGEDQRIFNGNHMIAPAVLLGHESSIATVTNMFPRLMLDIVAATRAGEVARVRELQARMNRLVSAITSQGDFLPSMKAAMRLVTGIEVGPPRHPMRPLDEAHTRRVRDKLKALDVVD from the exons atg GTTTCATTCGATATCGAAGGTGTAATCGCCCCCGTATTCACCCCCATTGACAGTGAGGGGAAACTGAATACCTCTGTCGTACCAGATTATGTCAGCTATCTAGTCAACCATGGCATCAGGGCCGTGTTAG TTGGCGGCACCACGGGAGAAGCAGTGACCTTGAGCCTTGAGGAACGCAAAACCATCCTGGCTGCATGGTTGGACGCTGGCAAGCCCCAAGAGTTGAAGGTTATCGCCCAGGTCGGCGGAGTGCCCATGCCAGAAGTCCTCGAGATG GCCAAATTCGCTGAACAACACCAAGCCGACGCCATTATGACACTGCCTGAGATCTACTACAAGCCATCTTCTACCGAACTGCTGGTGTCGTATCTCGAGGAGGTGTCGTCTGCCGCGCCCTCGCTGCCTCTTCTGTACTATCATTTCCCCATGATGAGCGGGGTAGACG TAAAAATTCCGGAATTCTTTGCGTTGGCCACGGCGAGAATTCCTAATTTCAAGGGCATGAAGGCAGATCTCGGCGTCGCTGTTCAGGTCACTGACATGCTGGGAGAAGACCAAAGAATATTCAACGGAAACCAT atgataGCACCAGCAGTGCTCCTGGGCCACGAGTCGAGCATCGCTACGGTGACCAACATGTTCCCCAGGTTGATGCTGGATATAGTGGCTGCGACTAGAGCTGGTGAAGTGGCCAGGGTCAGGGAGCTGCAGGCCAGGATGAACAGGCTCGTCAGCGCTATCACTTCTCAGG GTGACTTCCTGCCGTCTATGAAAGCAGCTATGCGGTTAGTGACAGGCATCGAGGTGGGGCCCCCGCGTCACCCTATGAGGCCCCTGGACGAGGCCCACACACGTCGCGTGCGAGACAAGTTGAAGGCTTTAGATGTTGTCGATTaa